The Vibrio ishigakensis genome has a window encoding:
- the atpA gene encoding F0F1 ATP synthase subunit alpha → MQLNSNEISDLIKERIARFNVSTEARNEGTIVSVRDGIITINGLADVMQGEMIELPGGRYALALNLEQYSVGAVVMGPYTDLSEGMKVKGTGRILEVPVGEGLLGRVVNTLGEPIDGKGAVKSEQLNPIEIIAPGVIERKSVDQPIQTGYKAVDTMVPIGRGQRELIIGDRQTGKTAMAIDAIINQKDSGVKCIYVAIGQKASTIANVVRKLEEHGALENTIVVVASASESAALQYLAPYAGCTMGEYFRDRGEDALIIYDDLSKQAVAYRQISLLLKRPPGREAFPGDVFYLHSRLLERAARVNEEYVEKFTNGEVKGKTGSLTALPIIETQAGDVSAFVPTNVISITDGQIFLQTQLFNSGLRPAVDPGISVSRVGGAAQSKIIKKLSGGIRTALAQYRELAAFAQFSSDLDEATRKQLDHGERVTELMKQKQYAPMSVAEQATVIFAAEKGYLTDVELNKIARFEEELLSYAKAQNPELFDKINATGDYNDDIESALTEILDSFVALKPW, encoded by the coding sequence ATGCAACTAAATTCCAATGAAATCAGCGATCTAATCAAAGAGAGAATCGCGCGATTTAATGTGAGCACTGAGGCTCGCAATGAAGGTACCATCGTTTCAGTACGTGACGGTATCATCACAATCAACGGCCTAGCTGATGTAATGCAAGGTGAGATGATTGAACTGCCAGGCGGCCGCTACGCACTCGCTCTTAACCTTGAGCAATACTCTGTAGGTGCGGTTGTTATGGGTCCTTACACCGACCTTTCTGAAGGTATGAAGGTGAAAGGCACTGGCCGTATCCTTGAGGTTCCAGTAGGTGAAGGTCTTCTTGGCCGCGTAGTAAACACCCTTGGTGAGCCAATCGACGGTAAAGGCGCAGTTAAGTCTGAGCAGCTAAACCCAATCGAAATTATCGCCCCTGGTGTAATCGAACGTAAGTCGGTAGATCAGCCAATCCAGACTGGTTATAAAGCGGTTGATACCATGGTGCCAATCGGCCGTGGTCAGCGTGAGCTAATCATCGGTGACCGTCAGACTGGTAAAACAGCAATGGCAATCGATGCCATCATCAACCAAAAAGATTCTGGCGTTAAATGTATCTATGTGGCAATCGGTCAGAAAGCTTCAACTATCGCTAACGTAGTACGTAAGCTTGAAGAGCACGGCGCTCTTGAAAACACTATCGTTGTGGTAGCGTCAGCATCAGAATCAGCAGCACTTCAATACCTAGCGCCATACGCAGGTTGTACCATGGGCGAATACTTCCGTGACCGTGGTGAAGATGCACTAATCATCTACGATGACCTATCAAAACAAGCGGTAGCTTATCGTCAAATCTCGCTTCTACTAAAACGCCCACCAGGCCGTGAAGCGTTCCCAGGTGACGTTTTCTATCTTCACTCACGCCTTCTAGAGCGCGCAGCTCGAGTAAACGAAGAGTATGTAGAGAAGTTCACTAACGGTGAAGTAAAAGGTAAGACAGGTTCTCTAACCGCTCTGCCTATCATCGAGACCCAAGCAGGTGACGTATCAGCGTTCGTACCGACCAACGTTATCTCTATCACTGACGGTCAGATCTTCCTTCAGACTCAGCTATTTAACTCAGGCCTACGTCCAGCGGTTGACCCAGGCATCTCGGTTTCTCGTGTAGGTGGTGCAGCTCAGAGCAAGATCATCAAGAAGCTATCTGGTGGTATCCGTACCGCACTGGCTCAGTATCGTGAACTTGCAGCGTTTGCTCAGTTCTCTTCTGACCTTGATGAAGCAACTCGTAAGCAGCTTGACCACGGTGAGCGCGTTACAGAGCTAATGAAGCAGAAGCAATACGCTCCTATGTCTGTAGCGGAACAAGCAACGGTTATCTTCGCAGCTGAAAAAGGTTACCTAACCGACGTTGAGCTAAACAAGATTGCTCGCTTTGAAGAAGAACTGCTTTCTTACGCTAAAGCTCAAAACCCAGAGTTGTTCGACAAGATCAACGCAACGGGTGACTACAACGACGACATCGAATCTGCTCTTACAGAGATTCTGGATAGTTTCGTAGCGCTTAAGCCTTGGTAA
- the atpG gene encoding F0F1 ATP synthase subunit gamma, which yields MANTKEIRTKIGSVSNTQKITSAMEMVAASKMRKVQDRMELTRPYAESMRQVIAHVASGTLEYQHPYLQQREPKRVAYIIISSDRGLCGGLNNNLFKKVLEEMSEWQAKGVEVDTTLIGSKAINFFQRMGNVVAQTSGLGDAPKLEEILGTVNAMLSHYDEGKIDSLFLVYNKFVNTMVQEPTTAQLLPHPSDVDTPKEEKRWDYIYEQAPRDILSDLLHRYIESQVYQGIVESIACEQAARMVAMKAATDNAGQLIDNLQLVYNKARQAAITQELSEIVSGAQAV from the coding sequence ATGGCTAATACAAAAGAGATTCGCACCAAGATCGGCAGTGTGTCTAACACACAAAAGATCACCAGTGCTATGGAAATGGTTGCGGCAAGTAAGATGCGTAAGGTTCAGGATCGTATGGAGCTTACACGCCCATACGCCGAGAGCATGCGCCAAGTTATCGCTCATGTCGCTTCGGGTACATTGGAGTACCAACACCCGTACCTTCAACAACGCGAACCTAAGCGTGTTGCTTACATCATTATCTCCTCAGACCGTGGTCTGTGTGGCGGCTTGAACAACAACCTGTTCAAGAAAGTGCTGGAAGAGATGTCTGAGTGGCAAGCAAAAGGCGTGGAAGTAGATACAACCCTTATCGGTTCTAAAGCTATCAACTTCTTCCAACGCATGGGTAACGTTGTTGCACAGACCTCAGGTTTAGGTGACGCACCAAAACTGGAAGAGATTCTGGGTACGGTTAACGCAATGCTTAGTCACTACGATGAAGGCAAGATTGACAGTTTGTTTTTGGTTTACAACAAGTTTGTGAACACCATGGTGCAAGAGCCAACGACAGCACAACTGCTGCCACATCCTTCAGATGTAGACACGCCGAAAGAAGAAAAGCGTTGGGACTACATCTATGAGCAAGCACCACGTGACATCCTTTCAGACCTGCTACACAGATACATCGAATCTCAAGTGTATCAAGGCATTGTAGAAAGCATCGCGTGTGAGCAAGCAGCCCGAATGGTAGCCATGAAAGCGGCCACCGACAACGCCGGCCAACTGATCGACAACCTTCAGTTGGTGTACAACAAAGCGCGTCAGGCTGCCATTACCCAAGAGCTGAGCGAAATCGTTTCAGGCGCTCAAGCGGTTTAA
- a CDS encoding ABC transporter ATP-binding protein, giving the protein MATVSLRKVEKEYENGFKAVHGIDLDIQEGEFMVFVGPSGCAKSTTLRMVAGLEEISGGEIRIGEKVVNDLAPKDRGIAMVFQNYALYPHKTVYDNMAFGLKMQGKSKEEIEERVTEAAEKLEITDLLSRKPKEMSGGQRQRVAVGRAIVRKPDVFLFDEPLSNLDAKLRVSMRVKIAQLHQSLKEEGNPATMIYVTHDQTEALTLGDRICVLNKGEIMQVDTPANLYNYPANKFVAGFIGSPAMNLVDTALKEENGNYFIELAPGSRVVIPTHKTHKFSQHVNTKVYFGIRPEHISIAESADELNTIEGKLAVVENMGNEKYLHFRVGANIIIARVSCVDITTADIGKSFYFNLDTSFCHVFDGEHEENISL; this is encoded by the coding sequence ATGGCAACGGTAAGCCTACGTAAAGTAGAAAAAGAATACGAAAACGGTTTTAAAGCAGTACATGGCATCGACCTTGATATCCAAGAAGGCGAGTTCATGGTATTTGTTGGTCCATCGGGTTGTGCAAAGTCGACTACACTTCGCATGGTAGCTGGCCTTGAAGAGATCTCAGGCGGCGAAATCCGTATCGGCGAAAAGGTAGTAAACGATCTAGCACCTAAAGATCGCGGCATCGCGATGGTGTTCCAGAACTACGCTCTTTATCCTCACAAAACCGTATATGACAACATGGCCTTTGGCCTAAAGATGCAGGGCAAAAGCAAAGAAGAGATCGAAGAGCGTGTAACCGAGGCGGCAGAAAAGCTAGAGATCACTGACCTGCTCTCTCGTAAACCGAAAGAGATGTCTGGCGGTCAGCGTCAGCGTGTAGCGGTAGGCCGAGCCATCGTACGTAAACCAGACGTATTCTTGTTTGACGAACCGTTATCAAACCTAGATGCCAAGCTGCGTGTTTCAATGCGCGTTAAGATCGCTCAGTTGCACCAATCTCTAAAAGAGGAAGGCAACCCAGCGACCATGATCTACGTAACCCACGATCAAACTGAGGCGCTAACTCTAGGCGATCGCATCTGCGTACTGAACAAAGGTGAGATCATGCAGGTGGATACGCCAGCCAACCTATATAACTACCCAGCGAACAAGTTCGTAGCAGGCTTTATCGGCTCACCAGCGATGAACCTAGTCGATACCGCGCTAAAAGAAGAAAACGGTAACTACTTTATCGAGTTGGCACCAGGCTCTCGCGTTGTGATCCCGACCCATAAAACCCACAAGTTCAGCCAGCATGTAAATACCAAGGTTTACTTTGGTATCCGCCCAGAGCACATCTCTATTGCAGAATCGGCGGATGAGCTAAACACCATCGAAGGCAAGTTGGCTGTGGTGGAAAACATGGGTAACGAGAAATATCTGCACTTCCGTGTGGGAGCCAACATCATTATCGCTCGTGTGTCTTGTGTAGATATCACCACTGCAGACATCGGCAAGAGCTTCTACTTCAACCTAGATACTAGCTTCTGCCATGTGTTCGACGGTGAACACGAAGAGAACATTTCCCTTTAA
- a CDS encoding F0F1 ATP synthase subunit delta, with amino-acid sequence MSEYASIAHPYAKASFDFALSENKLQEWQSMLEILVTVTEEESIAYAISSAEGAGSQQAEQIADAIIEICQGMIDEPVQNLIKVMSENGRLSLFGDVYQLFCELKDEYERVVPVTVTASEPLSEQQVTSLTAALEKKLERKVELEQELDTTLVGGIVIKAGETIIDGSLNTSIERLASQLRAR; translated from the coding sequence ATGTCTGAGTACGCAAGTATTGCTCATCCATACGCTAAAGCATCGTTCGACTTTGCTTTAAGTGAGAACAAGTTACAAGAATGGCAATCGATGTTGGAAATTCTTGTGACCGTGACAGAAGAAGAGAGCATCGCATATGCCATCTCTTCTGCAGAGGGAGCAGGCTCCCAGCAAGCGGAACAAATCGCTGACGCCATCATCGAAATCTGCCAAGGCATGATCGATGAGCCAGTACAAAACCTGATTAAGGTGATGTCTGAGAATGGCCGTTTGTCACTCTTCGGCGATGTATATCAACTGTTCTGCGAGCTAAAGGACGAATACGAACGCGTAGTTCCTGTCACCGTCACAGCATCAGAGCCACTTTCAGAGCAGCAGGTAACGTCATTGACCGCTGCACTAGAGAAGAAATTAGAGCGCAAGGTTGAACTAGAGCAAGAGCTCGACACCACACTGGTAGGCGGCATCGTCATCAAAGCGGGTGAGACCATTATCGATGGCTCGTTGAACACTTCCATCGAACGACTAGCTAGTCAACTTCGCGCGAGATAG
- the lpxD gene encoding UDP-3-O-(3-hydroxymyristoyl)glucosamine N-acyltransferase produces the protein MIKVTDIAELINGRVKGNSELNIDTLVELTHPERGGLAIVRQPSDLKKVKQSLADAIIGPESICEDTDATVIVIDKLNADAINSLLTWYKVNKYRLDDQGNTSTLPDVYIGKHTTIGENCHFKPGVKIMNGVTIGNNVAIHANTVIKEGTVIGDNVTIDSNCSIGNFSFEYLTDEKGEYVRLESVGRVVIEDGVEIGCNNAIDRGTLGDTVIGAGTKLDNLIQIGHDVKIGRHCLLVSQVGIAGWTTIEDRVLIHGQVGITGGITIGQNTRIKAQAGVTRSCPANSHLSGYPARETKEYLKTLAVLNGLVKKRKNKPASEPSAQTQSEKPGWLNKIFKH, from the coding sequence ATGATCAAGGTCACTGATATAGCAGAACTGATAAACGGTCGCGTAAAGGGAAATAGCGAGCTCAATATAGATACATTAGTTGAACTTACTCACCCTGAGCGTGGCGGATTAGCCATAGTTCGCCAGCCCAGTGACCTAAAAAAGGTTAAACAGAGTTTGGCGGATGCCATCATAGGTCCAGAGTCCATCTGTGAAGACACAGATGCGACCGTGATAGTGATCGATAAGTTGAATGCAGACGCCATCAACTCTCTTTTAACCTGGTATAAGGTCAACAAATACCGTCTCGATGACCAAGGCAACACCTCTACCCTCCCCGATGTTTATATCGGCAAGCACACCACTATCGGTGAGAACTGCCACTTTAAACCTGGAGTGAAGATCATGAACGGCGTGACTATCGGCAATAACGTCGCTATTCACGCTAACACAGTGATCAAAGAGGGTACGGTGATCGGCGATAACGTCACCATAGACTCTAACTGCTCTATCGGTAACTTCAGCTTTGAATACCTCACCGATGAGAAGGGTGAGTATGTCAGACTAGAGAGCGTTGGGCGCGTGGTGATTGAAGATGGCGTCGAGATCGGTTGTAACAACGCCATAGATAGAGGCACCTTAGGTGACACGGTTATAGGGGCGGGCACTAAGCTAGACAACCTTATCCAAATTGGTCACGACGTGAAGATTGGACGCCACTGTCTATTGGTTTCGCAGGTGGGCATTGCAGGCTGGACCACCATAGAAGACAGAGTTTTGATCCATGGCCAGGTAGGCATCACAGGTGGCATCACCATAGGTCAAAACACCCGAATCAAGGCACAGGCCGGGGTAACCCGCTCATGCCCAGCAAACAGTCATCTCTCTGGTTACCCAGCACGAGAGACAAAAGAATATCTTAAGACGCTAGCGGTACTTAATGGTCTGGTTAAGAAACGCAAAAACAAGCCAGCGTCTGAACCATCAGCCCAAACCCAGAGCGAAAAGCCGGGTTGGCTAAACAAGATTTTTAAACATTAA
- a CDS encoding anaerobic sulfatase maturase, with amino-acid sequence MQQKPFHMMAKPVSHLCNLKCDYCFYLEKEAYYPDQDKMSMDALENYVKNYIQGSKQAHVDFAWQGGEPTLAGLDFYKAAVKFQQQYANGKTITNSFQTNGIAINKQWASFFAEHNFLIGISVDGDATIHDKYRISTNGKPTFERVRHVIGLLKEHGVQFNTLTVVNDANWNKGKQVYQTLKELGSMHMQFIPVVEQDHVHDERFEPGATEKVTPFSVPKAGYGTFIADIFDEWVRHDLGRIYVQSFEMLLAQKLGYPSGLCIFSKTCGDNLIIEANEDVYSCDHFVYPENKIGNIQDTPLDVLATSDKQVAFGNHKYETLTEKCKQCPYLERCYGGCPKQRIVKTDDEFLHNYLCESYQHIFRHTDPIMDNMAKQITANNRA; translated from the coding sequence ATGCAGCAAAAACCCTTCCATATGATGGCTAAGCCCGTTAGCCACCTGTGTAATCTCAAATGCGACTATTGCTTCTATCTTGAAAAAGAGGCCTATTATCCCGATCAAGACAAGATGAGCATGGATGCCCTAGAGAACTATGTGAAGAACTACATCCAAGGGTCAAAACAAGCGCATGTGGACTTTGCTTGGCAAGGGGGAGAACCTACCTTAGCTGGACTCGATTTCTACAAAGCTGCAGTGAAATTCCAGCAGCAATACGCCAACGGCAAAACCATCACCAACAGCTTCCAAACCAACGGTATTGCTATCAATAAGCAATGGGCAAGCTTCTTTGCTGAGCATAATTTTCTGATAGGTATTTCGGTTGATGGTGATGCAACTATCCACGACAAGTACCGCATCTCTACCAATGGTAAGCCCACCTTTGAGCGTGTACGCCACGTTATCGGGCTACTAAAAGAGCACGGTGTTCAGTTCAATACCCTCACCGTGGTCAACGATGCAAACTGGAACAAGGGTAAACAGGTCTATCAGACCCTAAAAGAGCTTGGCTCCATGCATATGCAGTTTATTCCAGTGGTAGAGCAAGACCATGTGCACGATGAGCGTTTCGAGCCGGGAGCCACCGAAAAGGTAACCCCTTTCTCAGTACCTAAAGCGGGCTATGGGACCTTTATTGCCGATATCTTTGATGAGTGGGTAAGGCATGACCTAGGTCGAATCTATGTGCAGTCATTCGAGATGCTACTGGCGCAAAAGCTTGGCTATCCATCGGGCCTGTGTATCTTCAGTAAGACCTGCGGTGACAACCTCATAATAGAAGCAAACGAAGATGTCTATTCCTGCGATCACTTCGTCTATCCAGAAAACAAAATCGGCAATATCCAAGACACACCACTGGATGTCCTAGCCACCAGTGACAAGCAAGTCGCGTTTGGCAATCACAAATACGAGACTCTGACCGAGAAGTGTAAACAGTGCCCTTATCTAGAACGATGCTATGGCGGCTGTCCTAAACAACGCATTGTAAAGACTGATGATGAGTTCCTGCACAATTACTTGTGTGAGTCGTATCAGCATATATTCCGCCATACTGATCCAATTATGGATAATATGGCAAAACAGATAACAGCAAATAATCGAGCTTAG
- the atpD gene encoding F0F1 ATP synthase subunit beta: MSLGKIVKVIGAVVDVEFSHNNGPRVYDALKVLGDNVGSLVLEVQQQMGGGIVRCIAMGSSDGLRRGLQVENTGAPITVPVGEETLGRIMNVLGEPIDECGEIGQKENYEIHREAPSYEDQANSTELLETGVKVIDLICPFAKGGKIGLFGGAGVGKTVNMMELINNIAKAHSGLSVFTGVGERTREGNDFYYEMKEAGVLDKVAMVYGQMNEPPGNRLRVALTGLTMAERFRDEGRDVLLFVDNIYRYTLAGTEVSALLGRMPSAVGYQPTLAEEMGVLQERITSTKTGSITSIQAVYVPADDLTDPSPATTFAHLDATVVLSRNIAALGLYPAIDPLDSTSRQLDPQVVGQEHYDVAQGVQTTLQRYKELKDIIAILGMDELSQEDKQTVSRARKIERFLTQPYHVAEVFTGQKGVFVSLRDTITGFKGLLEGQYDDIPEQAFLYCGSIDEVLEKAKTM, translated from the coding sequence ATGAGTCTTGGAAAAATAGTTAAAGTGATCGGTGCGGTGGTTGACGTTGAATTCAGCCACAACAATGGTCCTCGCGTATATGACGCGCTGAAAGTTCTAGGTGACAACGTAGGTAGCCTAGTACTAGAAGTTCAACAACAAATGGGTGGCGGTATCGTTCGTTGTATCGCAATGGGTTCTTCAGACGGTCTGCGTCGTGGCCTGCAAGTGGAAAACACTGGCGCGCCAATCACAGTGCCTGTAGGTGAAGAAACTCTTGGTCGTATCATGAACGTACTTGGCGAGCCAATCGATGAGTGCGGCGAAATCGGCCAGAAAGAGAACTACGAGATCCACCGTGAAGCGCCTTCTTATGAAGATCAAGCAAACAGCACTGAGCTACTAGAGACAGGTGTTAAGGTTATCGACCTTATCTGTCCATTCGCTAAGGGTGGTAAAATCGGTCTGTTCGGCGGTGCGGGTGTAGGTAAGACCGTTAACATGATGGAGCTTATCAACAACATCGCAAAAGCACACTCAGGTCTTTCAGTATTTACCGGTGTAGGTGAGCGTACTCGTGAGGGTAACGACTTCTACTACGAGATGAAAGAAGCGGGCGTACTAGACAAAGTTGCCATGGTTTACGGCCAGATGAACGAGCCACCGGGTAACCGTCTACGTGTAGCACTAACGGGTCTAACTATGGCTGAGCGTTTCCGTGATGAAGGCCGTGACGTACTGCTGTTCGTGGATAATATTTATCGTTACACCCTTGCGGGTACTGAGGTTTCGGCTCTACTAGGTCGTATGCCATCAGCGGTAGGTTATCAGCCAACACTGGCAGAAGAGATGGGTGTTCTTCAAGAGCGTATCACCTCAACTAAGACTGGCTCAATCACTTCTATCCAGGCGGTATACGTACCTGCGGATGACTTGACTGACCCATCACCAGCGACCACCTTCGCTCACTTGGATGCAACGGTTGTACTGTCTCGTAACATCGCAGCCCTAGGTCTATACCCTGCAATCGACCCACTAGATTCGACTTCTCGTCAGCTAGATCCTCAGGTTGTTGGTCAAGAGCACTACGACGTAGCGCAAGGCGTTCAAACTACGCTACAACGCTATAAAGAGCTTAAAGACATCATCGCAATCCTAGGTATGGATGAGCTATCTCAAGAAGATAAGCAAACTGTATCTCGTGCTCGTAAGATTGAACGTTTCCTAACTCAGCCTTACCACGTAGCGGAAGTATTTACTGGTCAGAAAGGTGTATTCGTATCACTGCGTGACACCATCACAGGCTTTAAAGGTCTGCTAGAAGGTCAATACGACGATATCCCAGAGCAAGCATTCTTGTACTGCGGTTCTATCGACGAAGTGCTTGAAAAAGCAAAAACCATGTAA
- a CDS encoding sulfatase family protein: protein MQNKQPNVIFIVADQWSTAMADGSGKNDFVQTPGLDTLAEEGKRFEQSYSSYPLCCPARASMFTGLMPHNHGLIDNEEIIEHQTGEFPTPDNFLADAKTMGEAFKEAGYDTGFFGKEHAAGYGWRGIDEQGSLSYTGGGYLAEGSVYDTIFAKDAIDFIKKDRENPFYLTLSFINPHDICKTLGGPVGGKNISDAIFFCRNDDEKFLRNEERKGLPENFSDKYIEGMIKHEDYMYKELEDLDENYWKQFISTYGLLIEKTDWLVALVLDQLKKQGIDDNTIIVFTSDHGEMMGSHRLIAKTVFYEESAKTPMIIRYPESIKGGEVDNRNMVSTVDIMPTLLDLCNIEIPDGIDGKSFKQSCVESDAFTHEEVFCENYFSRMFRFENFKYVESLVYDKHYKILIDLEKDSKETENLFNTPGYEEISAFAEKRMQEYMQKNNLTLEFNAKNLVKKSA from the coding sequence ATGCAAAACAAGCAACCTAACGTGATTTTTATTGTTGCTGACCAATGGTCCACAGCAATGGCAGATGGCTCTGGTAAGAACGATTTTGTGCAGACCCCTGGCCTAGATACCCTAGCCGAAGAAGGCAAACGTTTTGAGCAAAGCTACAGCTCATACCCACTTTGCTGCCCAGCGCGTGCCAGTATGTTCACCGGCCTAATGCCTCACAACCACGGCCTTATCGATAACGAAGAGATCATCGAGCATCAAACTGGCGAATTCCCGACTCCAGACAACTTCCTAGCCGATGCCAAGACCATGGGCGAAGCCTTTAAAGAAGCAGGTTACGACACGGGTTTCTTCGGTAAAGAGCACGCGGCAGGTTACGGCTGGCGCGGTATCGATGAGCAAGGTAGCCTGAGCTACACAGGTGGTGGTTATCTAGCAGAAGGCTCTGTTTACGACACCATCTTTGCTAAAGACGCTATCGATTTCATCAAGAAAGATCGTGAGAATCCGTTCTATCTGACACTGTCATTCATCAACCCGCACGATATCTGTAAGACCCTAGGCGGCCCTGTTGGCGGTAAGAACATCTCAGATGCCATCTTCTTCTGCCGTAACGATGACGAGAAATTCCTGCGTAATGAAGAGCGTAAGGGCCTTCCTGAGAACTTCTCTGACAAGTACATTGAGGGCATGATCAAGCACGAAGACTACATGTACAAAGAGCTTGAAGACCTTGATGAAAACTACTGGAAGCAGTTTATCTCCACCTATGGCCTGTTGATTGAAAAGACTGACTGGCTAGTTGCTTTGGTACTGGATCAACTTAAAAAACAAGGCATCGACGATAACACTATCATCGTATTTACCTCAGACCACGGTGAAATGATGGGTAGCCATCGTCTGATCGCTAAGACGGTGTTCTACGAAGAGTCTGCCAAGACGCCGATGATTATCCGTTACCCTGAATCAATCAAGGGTGGCGAGGTAGATAACCGCAACATGGTTTCTACCGTAGACATCATGCCTACCCTACTCGACCTATGTAATATCGAGATCCCAGATGGCATCGATGGCAAGAGCTTCAAACAGAGCTGTGTTGAGAGCGATGCCTTCACCCATGAAGAGGTGTTCTGTGAAAACTACTTCTCTCGTATGTTCCGCTTTGAGAACTTCAAATATGTAGAGAGCTTGGTTTACGATAAGCACTACAAGATCCTTATCGACCTAGAGAAAGATTCAAAAGAGACCGAGAACCTGTTCAATACTCCTGGATACGAGGAAATCTCAGCCTTCGCCGAGAAGCGCATGCAAGAGTATATGCAGAAGAACAATCTCACCCTAGAGTTCAATGCAAAGAACCTAGTGAAAAAGAGCGCTTAA
- a CDS encoding F0F1 ATP synthase subunit epsilon yields MAIGVTENTFQLNIVSAEGTLFSGPAHALAVSGADGELGIRPGHSPLLSKIKPGVTVFVTDLKADEQVLYVSGGLVEVQPDSVTVLADTALHGTDIDKARAEEAKRAALENINKGAGDANFAQAQLELAKAIAQLRAVELTASSTRRH; encoded by the coding sequence ATGGCTATCGGAGTTACAGAGAATACATTTCAACTTAACATCGTAAGTGCGGAAGGTACGCTGTTTTCAGGGCCAGCACACGCTCTAGCGGTTTCAGGCGCAGATGGTGAGCTGGGCATCCGCCCAGGTCACTCACCTCTACTAAGTAAGATCAAACCGGGTGTAACTGTGTTTGTGACCGATCTGAAAGCAGACGAGCAAGTGCTGTATGTATCAGGCGGTCTGGTGGAGGTTCAACCTGACTCAGTAACGGTTCTTGCTGATACCGCGCTTCACGGCACAGATATCGACAAAGCTCGTGCCGAAGAAGCGAAGCGTGCTGCGCTTGAAAACATCAATAAAGGAGCAGGGGACGCTAACTTTGCTCAAGCACAACTAGAGTTGGCCAAAGCGATTGCTCAACTGCGAGCTGTGGAGCTTACCGCTTCATCTACGCGACGACACTAG
- a CDS encoding DUF1254 domain-containing protein — MKKLLIATILTSMTASTAWAAQEINRDNYIEAETSKYFAVTEAKATDGVNSWRHFRTPPKTEVQPIVRMNRDTIYSTAVIDTEKGATITLPDFGDRFVMVQFTDEKHVTQDLIYTKGNETIQVPETTKFQFVVVRAYLPDLNDTAEIKELNKLQDQLVITAASKDDYPIYGGYDLMTLATKLEPVKKEVLQEIAAENVPDSAQMFGLGEYTTPEKRIQGAAYGWGGATYKDNVYQYSPNFASNECHSTTFEDPKNEGFWSFTVYNEDGFMFNDDASSNSGVAKPNADGTYTIYFGCDEEKYGANNIPLEGLKDGQEWNVLVRQYAPTEEFHYKNIDPSKTIKQL, encoded by the coding sequence ATGAAGAAACTGCTAATTGCGACAATACTGACCTCAATGACGGCTTCAACTGCTTGGGCTGCTCAAGAGATTAACCGTGATAACTATATCGAGGCAGAAACCTCAAAATATTTTGCGGTAACCGAAGCAAAAGCAACCGACGGTGTTAACAGCTGGCGTCATTTCCGAACTCCACCTAAGACCGAGGTTCAGCCTATCGTTCGTATGAACCGCGATACCATCTACTCTACTGCGGTAATCGACACTGAAAAGGGCGCAACCATCACACTGCCTGATTTCGGCGACCGTTTTGTAATGGTGCAGTTCACCGATGAAAAGCATGTAACCCAAGACCTTATTTACACTAAGGGCAACGAGACCATTCAGGTTCCAGAAACCACTAAGTTCCAATTTGTAGTAGTGCGTGCTTACCTACCTGATTTGAACGACACGGCAGAGATCAAAGAGCTTAACAAGCTACAAGACCAACTAGTGATCACTGCTGCATCTAAAGATGACTACCCTATCTACGGTGGTTACGATCTTATGACTCTTGCTACCAAGTTAGAGCCTGTGAAGAAAGAAGTACTGCAAGAGATCGCAGCAGAGAATGTTCCTGATTCAGCTCAGATGTTTGGTCTAGGTGAATACACCACTCCAGAGAAGCGTATCCAAGGTGCGGCTTACGGTTGGGGTGGCGCGACCTACAAAGACAACGTATATCAGTACTCACCAAACTTTGCGTCTAACGAGTGTCATTCAACCACATTCGAAGACCCGAAAAACGAAGGCTTCTGGTCATTTACTGTGTATAACGAAGATGGCTTTATGTTTAACGACGACGCAAGCTCAAACAGCGGCGTGGCTAAACCAAATGCTGATGGCACCTACACCATCTACTTTGGGTGTGATGAAGAGAAATACGGAGCGAATAACATTCCTCTTGAAGGTCTGAAAGACGGTCAGGAATGGAACGTACTGGTACGCCAATACGCACCAACTGAAGAATTCCATTACAAAAATATCGACCCGAGTAAAACCATCAAGCAGCTTTAA